GACCGTGTGACACTCGAAGAAAAATGGCGCTAAGCACTGAAGCTGCTGGACTTTTTCGAAGTACCTGTGACAGACTTCGGACCGGTATGGTCTGAACGACCAGACCCCGGAATCTCGAGATCCCGGATTCCACCCTTGCGGTGGCTCCGGGATGAGGGGACACTAGTCTCCCGTCAATTCAGCTTCTCGATCGCAACGGCAACACCCTGGCCGACGCCGACACACATGGTGGCGAGCGCGAGCTTGCCGCCGCGCTTCTCCATGCCGTGGACGGCCGTGAGCGCAAGGCGCGCGCCGCTCATGCCGAGGGGATGGCCGAGCGCAATCGCGCCGCCATGCGGATTGACGAAATCAGCGTCGTCCTTGACGCCGAGCTGACGCAGGCAGGCGATGCCCTGCGAGGCAAAGGCTTCGTTCAGCTCGATCAGGTCGAAATCGCTGATTTTCTTACCCAGCCGCTCCATCAGCTTGCGGGTCGCCGGCACGGGTCCGATGCCCATGATGCGCGGCGGCACGCCGGCTGACGCAAGGCCGAGGATGCGCGCGCGGGGCGTCAGGCCGTGCTCCTTCACGGCGGCCTCGGAAGCGAGGATCATCGCGGCAGCGCCGTCATTGACGCCGGAGGCGTTGCCGGCCGTCACCGTGCCGGGATTGCGCACGATCGGCTTCAGCTTGGCGAGGCCCTCGAGCGTGGTCTCCGGACGCGGATGCTCATCCCTGTCGACCGTGATGGGGCCGGCCTTGCCGCCGGGAATGGTGATCGGCGTGATCTCTTCGGCGAAATAGCCCGCCGCGATCGCCGCGCCCGCGCGCTGCTGCGAGCGGATCGCGAAGGCGTCCTGGTCGGCGCGCGAGACCTGGAATTCCTCGGCGACGTTCTCGCCGGTCTCCGGCATCGCATCGACGCCATACTGCGCCTTCAGCACCGGGTTGATGAAGCGCCAGCCGATGGTGGTGTCAAAGATCTCGGCCGAGCGCGAGAAGGCTTCCTGCGCCTTGCCCATGACGAAGGGCGCGCGCGTCATGGATTCGACGCCGCCCGCGATCGCGAATTCGATCTCGCCCGAGCGGATCGCGCGGCCGGCCGCGCCGACGGCATCGAGGCCGGAGGCGCAGAGGCGGTTCAGCGTCTGGCCTGGAACCGAATCCGGCAGACCTGCGAGCAACAGCGCCATGCGCGCGACGTTGCGGTTGTCCTCGCCGGCCTGGTTGGCGCAGCCGAAGAACACTTCGTCGACCTGCGACCAGTCGAGCTTGGGGTGCTTGGCCATCAGCGCCTTGATCGGGGCAGCGGCGAGATCGTCGGCGCGCACCTTGGCGAGCGAGCCACCGAAACGGCCGATCGGGGTCCGGACGGCATCGCAGATAAACACATCACGCATCGTTGTTCTCCCTGAGTGCCGCGGTCCGGCCAAATTCTTCAATGACGGCGCAGTTTTAGGAGGGCACCCGCGGCAGGTCAATTGACGGTTTCGCGCAAGGCTGCATGGCCTGGCGCATGCTTGGCATGAAATCTCAACTGTCATTCCACATTGCGCAATGGGGGCGCCCGAGCCGGGAACGACGACCGAAGCTGTGGCGCCCATATCCCGCCGTGCGGACAGCGTGGAAAACCCGGTCTTCCCAGCCAAAGCGATAGGAGCACGGGACGAAATTTTGTAGGTTGCGCCGCTCATGACCGTCCAGCAGCCGATCCCTGTGCCTCCCCCCGACGACGTGCCCGCGCCGCAAGCGGAAGTGTCCGCGCGCGTGACGCCGATGATGGAACAGTATCTGGAGATCAAGGCGGCGCATCCGGGCCTCTTGCTGTTCTACCGGATGGGCGATTTCTACGAATTGTTCTTCGAGGACGCCGAGATCGCCTCCAAGACGCTCGGCATTGTGCTGACCAAGCGCGGCAAGCATCAGGGCACCGATATCCCGATGTGCGGCGTGCCGGTCGAGCGCTCCGAGGATTATCTGCACCGCCTGATATCAGCTGGTCACCGCGTCGCGGTGTGCGAGCAGACCGAGGATCCCGCCGCTGCCAAGGCGCGCGGCAACAAGAGCGTAGTGCGCCGCGGCGTGGTGCGACTGGTCACGCCGGGTACGCTGACCGAGGACACGCTGCTCGATGCACGGGCCAACAACTATTTGCTCGCGATCGCGCGCGCCCGCTCCTCTTCCGGCGGCGACCGTTTCGGGCTCGCCTGGATCGACATCTCGACCGCCGAGTTCATGGTGACGGAATGCGCCGGCGGCGAGCTCGCCGCAACGCTCGCGCGCATCAACCCGAACGAGGCGATCGTCACTGACGCGCTCTATAGCGACAACGAACTCGGGCCGGTCTTGCGGGAGTTGCCGGCCGTGACGCCGCTGACCCGCGATGTCTTCGACGGAGCCACCGCCGGGAAACGCCTGTGCGACTATTTCGCCGTCGCGACCATGGACGGGCTTGCGCAGCTCACGCGCCTCGAAGCCACTGCCGCGGCCGCAGCTGTCACCTATGTCGACCGCACCCAGGTCGGAAAACATCCGCCGCTGTCGCCGCCCGCGCGCGAGGCCTCGGGCGCGACCATGGCGATCGACCCTGCCACCCGCGCCAATCTCGAGCTGACGCGGACGCTCGCCGGCGAACGGCGCGGCTCGCTGCTCGACGCCATCGACTGCACGGTCACCTCGGCCGGT
This genomic interval from Bradyrhizobium sp. CB82 contains the following:
- the pcaF gene encoding 3-oxoadipyl-CoA thiolase; amino-acid sequence: MRDVFICDAVRTPIGRFGGSLAKVRADDLAAAPIKALMAKHPKLDWSQVDEVFFGCANQAGEDNRNVARMALLLAGLPDSVPGQTLNRLCASGLDAVGAAGRAIRSGEIEFAIAGGVESMTRAPFVMGKAQEAFSRSAEIFDTTIGWRFINPVLKAQYGVDAMPETGENVAEEFQVSRADQDAFAIRSQQRAGAAIAAGYFAEEITPITIPGGKAGPITVDRDEHPRPETTLEGLAKLKPIVRNPGTVTAGNASGVNDGAAAMILASEAAVKEHGLTPRARILGLASAGVPPRIMGIGPVPATRKLMERLGKKISDFDLIELNEAFASQGIACLRQLGVKDDADFVNPHGGAIALGHPLGMSGARLALTAVHGMEKRGGKLALATMCVGVGQGVAVAIEKLN